In Carya illinoinensis cultivar Pawnee chromosome 9, C.illinoinensisPawnee_v1, whole genome shotgun sequence, the following are encoded in one genomic region:
- the LOC122275513 gene encoding alpha-protein kinase 1 isoform X4 — translation MEFPSISAGEESPAEPVLDSKAPIWFKNEEISCIIKDLLDPTAGFAKSKALQKYLLMGELFYKEACQLNEKICCFEANIRRSYFHVKPLDSSQLENWHHYLDFVEMQGDFDWAVKLYERCLIPCANYPEFWMRYVEFMETKGGREIANHAMDRATLNFLKRVPVIHLFNSRFKEQIGDTSGARASLQQCESESASNFVENVKLKANMEKRMGNFDAASNVYKEAIEMAATKKMFHTLPILYIHFSRHVYVRTGSADAARDVLVDGVKHVPHCKLLIEELINFTMMHEGPKHRNVVESVIADAISSGLSVSQGLNAKDAEDISSLYLEFVDHCGTIHDLRRAWNRHIRLFPHSLRIAPYRHPATGTKTLEPAKEGREETSVAKSCQPSGDSCSNLLIQLSLQEKKLSPSGNRDNTQCDHAPTKVVEQKLPSLENDDNRFELVTICQHLSGESDSNVQEIVKQSSPEDLECTRDDTAEADVPPGDVAQEQLVSPEIPDQHRRETPEDSKQHREYAYKLNASSVDLISYIAYETECVQDSHEYLREYDVQEQCGHESEQDLKQPLLENLSLVTQKDRSPVSVPSTSHRCEAPEETCVLHGSLLESSCDASPDGSLCSPLGSQASARSGMEAVNPSSSSNQQNLTPAQALKQPQVPANTGGNWRQNNNTDRIHRQSKFGVRGHSQRKLHQKRQNSPQQYPRAEMDSQTPINQGYSNQPLPSHNAQVQQSGEAQNQYQAAAAHANLTTHMWPMQNVLQQNFATASESQLPAPHVALQTSQYSMQNSQEYNQAWQYYYYQQHQFLLQQPNQQLMQQQYQQQLQLQQHYQQQQQQLQHLQQQQLQYNQQQQFQMQHQQFLPQQQQHQLYVQQQPQPLQQQQQELEQKEHQQQSTPSEVEA, via the exons ATGGAATTCCCGAGCATTTCTGCGGGTGAAGAATCACCGGCAGAACCTGTGCTTGATAGCAAAGCCCCTATTTGGTTTAAGAATGAGGAAATTTCTTGCATCATCAAAGACCTGCTGGATCCAACTGCTGGCTTTGCTAAATCTAAAGCTCTCCAAAAATACCTGTTGATGGGAGAATTGTTCTATAAGGAAGCATGCCAGTTGAATGAAAAAATTTGTTGTTTTGAGGCTAATATCCGGAGGTCTTATTTCCACGTGAAGCCACTAGATTCTAGTCAATTGGAGAATTGGCATCACTATCTGGACTTTGTTGAGATGCAAGGGGATTTTGATTGG GCTGTTAAACTTTATGAGAGGTGCTTGATTCCTTGTGCGAATTACCCTGAATTCTGGATGCGTTACGTGGAATTCATGGAAACCAAGGGTGGAAGAGAAATAGCCAATCATGCAATGGACCGAGCAACGCTAAACTTTCTGAAG AGAGTGCCAGTTATCCATCTTTTCAATTCTAGGTTTAAGGAGCAAATAGGAGATACATCAGGGGCCCGTGCCAGTTTGCAGCAATGTGAGTCAGAATCAGCTTCCAACTTTGTGGAAAATGTGAAACTGAAGGCTAACATGGAAAAGCGTATG GGAAATTTTGATGCAGCTTCTAATGTATATAAAGAGGCAATAGAAATGGCTGCTACAAAGAAGATGTTTCATACTCTTCCCATTTTATATATTCACTTTTCTCGTCATGTATATGTG AGAACTGGTAGTGCAGATGCTGCCAGAGATGTCTTAGTAGATGGTGTCAAACATGTGCCTCACTGCAAATTACTTATAGAG GAGTTGATAAATTTCACAATGATGCATGAAGGGCCAAAGCATAGGAACGTGGTAGAATCTGTGATAGCTGATGCAATATCTTCAGGACTGAGTGTATCTCAAGGATTGAATGCAAAAGATGCAGAGGATATTTCAAGCTTGTATTTAGAG TTTGTTGACCATTGTGGAACTATCCATGATTTGAGGAGGGCGTGGAACCGTCACATACGATTATTTCCACACTCTCTAAGGATTGCTCCTTATAGGCACCCAGCTACAGGTACAAAAACCTTGGAACCGGCTAAGGAAGGAAGAGAGGAAACTTCTGTTGCTAAATCTTGTCAGCCATCTGGAGATTCTTGTTCTAACCTCTTGATCCAGCTCTCTTTACAAGAGAAGAAATTGTCACCATCGGGAAATCGTGATAATACTCAGTGTGACCATGCTCCAACCAAAGTAGTAGAACAGAAACTGCCATCTTTGGAAAATGATGATAATCGGTTTGAGTTGGTTACTATTTGCCAGCATCTATCAGGAGAATCTGATAGTAATGTACAGGAAATTGTAAAACAGTCATCCCCAGAAGATTTGGAGTGCACCAGAGATGATACTGCTGAAGCAGATGTACCACCTGGCGATGTAGCACAAGAGCAACTGGTGTCCCCAGAAATTCCTGATCAGCACAGGAGAGAGACTCCTGAAGATTCCAAGCAGCATAGAGAATATGCTTACAAATTGAACGCATCATCAGTTGACTTAATTAGTTATATCGCTTATGAAACTGAATGCGTACAAgattcacatgaatacttaagagAATATGATGTTCAGGAACAATGTGGCCATGAGTCCGAACAGGACCTGAAGCAACCTTTGTTGGAGAATCTCTCCTTGGTCACTCAGAAGGACAGATCCCCAGTCTCAGTTCCCTCTACATCTCACAGGTGTGAAGCTCCAGAAGAAACTTGTGTGTTGCATGGAAGCTTGCTAGAGAGCAGTTGTGATGCTAGTCCAGATGGTTCCTTGTGCAGCCCATTAGGTTCACAAGCTTCTGCCAGATCTGGAATGGAAGCGGTCAATCCCTCATCTTCATCAAACCAGCAAAATCTTACTCCAGCACAAGCACTTAAACAGCCACAGGTTCCTGCAAACACTGGTGGAAACTGGCGTCAAAACAATAATACTGATAGAATCCATAGACAGTCTAAATTTGGCGTTCGTGGGCATTCACAACGGAAACTGCATCAAAAGCGCCAGAACTCTCCACAACAGTACCCGCGGGCTGAAATGGATTCTCAAACGCCTATAAATCAAGGTTATTCCAATCAGCCTTTGCCTTCTCATAATGCACAAGTTCAGCAAAGCGGTGAAGCACAAAATCAGTATCAAGCAGCAGCTGCTCATGCTAATTTAACAACACACATGTGGCCAATGCAAAATGTGCTGCAGCAGAATTTTGCCACCGCATCCGAGTCTCAACTGCCTGCTCCTCATGTTGCTTTGCAGACATCTCAATATTCAATGCAGAACAGCCAAGAATATAACCAGGCGTGGCAATATTATTATTACCAGCAGCATCAATTTCTTCTACAGCAGCCTAATCAGCAGCTAATGCAGCAGCAGTATCAGCAGCAACTGCAACTGCAACAACATTACcagcaacagcagcagcagTTGCAACATCTTCAGCAACAACAGCTACAATACAATCAGCAGCAACAGTTTCAGATGCAACACCAACAATTTCTACCGCAGCAACAACAGCATCAACTTTACGTCCAACAGCAGCCACAGCCACTACAACAGCAGCAACAAGAACTAGAACAGAAAGAACACCAGCAACAGAGTACTCCATCAGAGGTTGAAGCATAG